The nucleotide sequence TCTTTCTCGCGCAGTTCGTTCTGGAAAACATCCACGTCCACGTGCTCGTCAAGCCCCACGCATCGCGTCACCACATTTTTCAAATAGTGGGCCTCCGCCTCCACACTGGATAGCCGCCCCTCGCGAACCTGCTCCTGGACCCACGAGTGGTCCTGGGTTACGAGATGGAGTTCTCCCTCCCGGACCAGGTAGGTGCGGCTGTCTCCGAGGTTGGCGACGTAGGTGTACAAGCCGTCCTCATTCGCCGGGTCCACCCACAAGGATGTGAGCGTGGTCCCCATGCCTTTGTATTTCGGATTGTTCTTGGCGTACTCGTAAACGATGCGGTTGGCTTCCTCCATCGACTTCCGCAGGATGACTTCGTGTGCGTCCCGAGGGGCGGCCGGTCCTTTGAACGCGCGGGTGAGACGGTGGAAGAGCGGTTGCCGCTGGGTGGATTCCGGATCATCCGCCGAACGCTCTCGCACATGTCGCAGGAGGCCGTCTTGAAGCCCCTTGACACAGAGTTGGCTCGCCAGTCCCCCGCCGATGTGTCCGCCCATGCCGTCGGCCACGGCGTAGAGACCCATTTCCTCATTCACGAGGAAGGAGTCCTCGTTCTTCTCGCGCCAGTTGCCGATGTCCGTTCGAGCCGCATGCCGGATGATCATGGTCGTAGGCCTGCACCCCCACCCACACCCTCCCCCTTCGAGGGGGAGGGGAACAAAGGTTCGCGCCGCTCCCTCTCGTCCCTTCCCCCCTTGAGGGGGAAGGTGGGGATGGGGGGTGCTGAAAGGATGGTCATGGTCAGTTCCCGCTGATCTGAAGGTTTGAGACGAGGAGCGAGGGGGAGCCGATCGATCCCATGAATCGGAGGTCGTTGGCCACGGCATCCACGTGCTTGAAAAGCGTTTTCAGGTTCCCCGCAATCCCGAATCCGCGAAGGGGGCCGGCGGGCTTCCCTTTCGCAATCTCCTGCCCCACGGCGCCGAGCGAGAATTCGCCCGAAATTGGATCTGCCGTGTGGAGGCCGATGACCTCCGTGATGAGCACGCCGCTTCCGCACTCTGAATGGAGACGGTCCGGAGACCACGTTCCGGCTTCCACGTGCAAGTTGGAGGGTGCGAGGACGGGGGCAGATTGGCTCGCGCCGCGCCGCGCGTTTCCCGTCGAGCCGCGCCGGCTCTTGTTGCCCCAGTAAGTGTCGCAGAGGAGGGTGCGAAGCAGGCCTCGTTCCACAACCGTGGAGCGCTGGGCCGGCACGCCTTCGCCGTCGAAGGGCGCCGCGTTCGCCCCGCGGGTTTCCAAGCCATTGTCGACCAGCGTGAGATGTTTCGAGAGGATCAACCGGCCCACCGCATCGCCCCAAAGCGACTTCTTCTTCATCGTATTCTCGACGAGAAACGAGGGCGCAAGGAGGGATAGAAATTCGGCGGCCACGTGGTTTTCCAGGACCACGGGACACTCCCGGGTTTTCGGAACACGGCCTCCCAGTCGGGATACGGCTTTGCGGGCGACTTTTTTCCCGAGCGCTTCGGCGTCGAGTTCGTGGAGAAACGAGGAAAATTGGAAATCCCACGCGTTTTCCGATTCTCCGCCTTTCTCCGCCACGGCCATGAGACTCAGACTGCAATAGGTTTTCGAGTAACTCGACTGGAGTCCGTTCGAATTGGCGAGATAGACCGTTCCGAAGATCTCATCGTAGGCGGACTTCCGAACGCGCTTCACGGCCCGGTGGGCCCGGAGCGAGGAGGCTTCCAGCTCGAGCGCGAGCTTGATCTTCTCCTCATCGGGCGTGGAAGGGACGTGTGCGTCGTACAGGTTGACCGCGGGGAGTGGTGCGGGTGTCGACTTGGGGAAGGCATGGTGTTCGTCCGCATCCAGGCACCGAGCCGTTCCCGCGGCAAATTGAAGCGCCCGGCGCACGGCATCCGGCGTGAGTTGAGTGGCATATGAAAAGCCCATGCGTCCGTCTAGAAGGAGGCGGACCCCTAGGGTCGTCGTCTCTGCACGGTCTCTCGCATGGATCTCCTGCCCTTTGACTTCGATGCTTTGCTCCGCGAGATGGGCTACGTAGGCTTCCCACTGGCGGGCCTTGAGGCGCCTGGATTCGATCAGGATCGTTTCCAGGATCCGTTCAATCGCGCCCTCTTCCAAAGCCTGCACGGTTACAACTCCCGGATGACGGCGATTTCCTGGCAGTCCTTAAACCGCGAGCAGTAGACACAGTCTTTCCACACCTTCTGTGGAAAGCTGAGACGATCGGCCACGGCGAATCCGGTCCGCTTGAAAAACTCGGGCCGGTAGGTGAGTGCGAACACCCGGCGCAGGCCGAGTTTGCGCGCCTGCCGCAGGCAGCGCCGCACGAGTTTGATGCCCCAATCCTGGCCGCGATGGCCGGCGTCGACCACGAGCGATCGGATCTCGCACAACTCCGGAGAGTAGATTTTGAGGGCGCACGTTCCGATCATACTCCTCGATCGGTTGGTTGCCACGACAATGGTGGGGAGGTCCTTCGTGATGTCCTCCTCGTCGCGCGGCAGGATTTCCCCCCTTTGCGCCTCCTGCGAGATGAGACGCAGGATTTTCGGGATGTCCGAGGTGGTGGCGGGACGGATCATCCCACCACCCTCTTCAAAATCTCACATTTCAAATTTGAAATCTCAAATTCGGAGGAAGGGGGTGGGATCATGGCCTGCGACTCGGCAAGGAATTCCTTCTCAAACGACACGGCGGGGAACGGCGAAACTCCCATCCGAACGGATCGGTCGATGCTAGCGTGGAGCTATCCGCAGCAACTCTGCGGCGTAGGCACGCGCCTTATCCGATATTTTTTCTCCCCCGAGCATGCGGGCCAGCTCTTCGAGCCGTTCCTCGCGGCCGAGTTCGACAATTTCCGTAACCGTCCGCGATCCCGCGCGGCGTTTGCG is from Nitrospirota bacterium and encodes:
- a CDS encoding N-acetyltransferase; this translates as MIRPATTSDIPKILRLISQEAQRGEILPRDEEDITKDLPTIVVATNRSRSMIGTCALKIYSPELCEIRSLVVDAGHRGQDWGIKLVRRCLRQARKLGLRRVFALTYRPEFFKRTGFAVADRLSFPQKVWKDCVYCSRFKDCQEIAVIREL
- a CDS encoding TldD/PmbA family protein, whose product is MQALEEGAIERILETILIESRRLKARQWEAYVAHLAEQSIEVKGQEIHARDRAETTTLGVRLLLDGRMGFSYATQLTPDAVRRALQFAAGTARCLDADEHHAFPKSTPAPLPAVNLYDAHVPSTPDEEKIKLALELEASSLRAHRAVKRVRKSAYDEIFGTVYLANSNGLQSSYSKTYCSLSLMAVAEKGGESENAWDFQFSSFLHELDAEALGKKVARKAVSRLGGRVPKTRECPVVLENHVAAEFLSLLAPSFLVENTMKKKSLWGDAVGRLILSKHLTLVDNGLETRGANAAPFDGEGVPAQRSTVVERGLLRTLLCDTYWGNKSRRGSTGNARRGASQSAPVLAPSNLHVEAGTWSPDRLHSECGSGVLITEVIGLHTADPISGEFSLGAVGQEIAKGKPAGPLRGFGIAGNLKTLFKHVDAVANDLRFMGSIGSPSLLVSNLQISGN
- a CDS encoding serine/threonine-protein phosphatase, translated to MIIRHAARTDIGNWREKNEDSFLVNEEMGLYAVADGMGGHIGGGLASQLCVKGLQDGLLRHVRERSADDPESTQRQPLFHRLTRAFKGPAAPRDAHEVILRKSMEEANRIVYEYAKNNPKYKGMGTTLTSLWVDPANEDGLYTYVANLGDSRTYLVREGELHLVTQDHSWVQEQVREGRLSSVEAEAHYLKNVVTRCVGLDEHVDVDVFQNELREKDRYLLCSDGLTNMIRADEILEALSGDNLDTMADDLIERAKIAGGMDNITVVLVELTRL